A region from the Natronorubrum halophilum genome encodes:
- a CDS encoding VWA domain-containing protein yields MVAESGGKKLSSLPFPAIVGQDDLKRVLLTVAANDGLDGALIVGEKGTAKSTAVRGLVDLLPDQRAVSDCPYGCAPSDPALQCTDCRIRVREGEDLPVETRPVPLVTLPLGATRDRVVGTLSVEDALAGAADFDPGLLARANRGILYVDEVNLLDDHLVDVVLDAAASGTNTVERDGISVSHPANFTLVGTMNPEEGDLRPQLRDRFSLQATVEGCREIDERVEIIDRALETTADDEPGPGTEYASEVAALRTELAAARDRLSSVSLPADFKAEIAELCIAAGVDGHRGDVATARTAMTIAALEGRTAVIESDVHEAAIYALPHRLRSTPFEDEPDLEDLLEDRFDEGESAEAGDETDGADDEADGDEREKTGECDGGSETGTESGGEGGDTDRNGGSDGGSENGSDGTDGESDAERGPDGGDRPAGGERAPDETGDGGGSDPADGDSSERGSDESDDGTDEAQPLAPGRQRADIAGVGAAEAPDLETPSVESRDATAAGGSRASTAPSADNRGARVRTEPASSDGPIDAAASVRSAAARGESRVESRDLRRSVRAGETSVTIVFAVDASASMRPAMRTAKGVVLDLLRDSYQQRDRVSFVAFAGDDAEVLLPPTDSVSLAARHLKELPSGDRTPLPAGLETSRRVLERAETDAAVVVLVTDGRANVADGSPTDATRRAARGLAATDATVVVVDAGDDSRAGLSELIASETAGELVALSSLSAETVRAAADRAASDESPRSS; encoded by the coding sequence ATGGTTGCAGAGTCTGGGGGCAAAAAGCTGTCGTCACTCCCCTTTCCGGCGATCGTCGGACAGGACGATCTGAAGCGCGTTCTCCTGACCGTCGCGGCAAACGACGGCCTCGACGGAGCCCTGATCGTCGGCGAAAAGGGGACCGCGAAGTCGACCGCCGTTCGGGGCCTCGTGGATCTCCTCCCCGATCAACGAGCCGTTTCGGACTGTCCGTACGGCTGTGCGCCGAGCGATCCGGCCCTGCAGTGTACGGACTGCCGAATCCGCGTTCGCGAGGGCGAGGATTTGCCCGTCGAAACCCGCCCCGTTCCCCTCGTGACGCTCCCTCTCGGGGCGACTCGAGACCGCGTCGTCGGCACGCTCTCCGTCGAGGACGCTCTCGCGGGCGCGGCCGACTTCGATCCCGGCCTACTGGCGCGGGCGAACCGCGGAATCCTGTACGTCGACGAGGTCAACTTGCTCGACGACCACCTGGTGGACGTCGTTCTCGACGCGGCCGCCAGCGGCACCAACACCGTCGAACGCGACGGCATCAGCGTCTCTCACCCGGCAAACTTCACCCTCGTCGGAACGATGAATCCGGAGGAGGGCGACCTCCGGCCCCAGTTGCGGGATCGATTCTCCCTGCAGGCGACCGTCGAGGGCTGTCGGGAGATCGACGAGCGCGTCGAGATCATCGACCGAGCGCTCGAGACCACCGCCGATGACGAGCCCGGTCCGGGAACGGAGTACGCAAGCGAGGTCGCGGCGCTTCGAACGGAGTTAGCTGCGGCTCGAGACCGCCTCTCGAGCGTCTCCCTGCCGGCCGATTTCAAAGCGGAGATCGCCGAACTGTGCATCGCGGCCGGCGTCGACGGCCACCGCGGTGACGTGGCGACGGCCCGGACCGCGATGACGATCGCCGCGCTGGAGGGCCGGACCGCCGTTATCGAGTCCGACGTTCACGAGGCCGCCATCTACGCGCTGCCCCACCGGCTCCGAAGCACCCCGTTCGAGGACGAACCGGATCTCGAGGACCTGCTCGAGGACCGATTCGACGAAGGGGAGTCGGCGGAAGCGGGAGACGAGACCGACGGGGCGGATGATGAGGCGGACGGTGACGAACGCGAGAAGACCGGCGAGTGCGACGGGGGCAGTGAGACGGGAACCGAATCCGGCGGCGAGGGCGGTGATACCGACCGAAACGGCGGCTCCGACGGCGGTTCCGAGAACGGCAGCGACGGGACCGACGGGGAGTCCGACGCCGAACGCGGACCGGACGGCGGCGACCGACCGGCCGGTGGCGAGCGCGCTCCCGACGAAACCGGCGACGGAGGGGGGAGCGATCCCGCCGACGGCGACTCGAGCGAACGCGGTTCCGACGAGTCGGATGACGGGACTGACGAGGCCCAGCCGCTCGCTCCCGGCCGGCAGCGCGCCGATATCGCAGGCGTCGGTGCGGCCGAGGCACCCGATCTCGAGACGCCGTCGGTCGAGAGCCGAGACGCGACGGCTGCGGGCGGGTCGCGAGCGAGTACGGCCCCGAGCGCGGACAATCGAGGCGCCCGAGTCCGAACGGAACCCGCCTCGAGCGACGGCCCCATCGACGCGGCGGCGTCGGTTCGCTCGGCCGCAGCCCGCGGCGAGTCCCGGGTCGAGAGCCGTGATCTCCGGCGGTCGGTTCGCGCCGGCGAGACGTCGGTAACGATCGTCTTCGCCGTCGACGCCAGCGCCTCGATGCGTCCCGCCATGCGAACCGCCAAGGGCGTCGTCCTCGACCTTCTGCGGGACAGCTACCAGCAGCGAGACCGGGTTTCGTTCGTCGCTTTCGCGGGCGACGACGCCGAGGTGCTGTTGCCCCCGACCGACAGCGTCTCGCTGGCCGCGCGTCACCTGAAAGAGTTGCCGTCGGGCGATCGAACGCCGCTGCCGGCGGGCCTCGAGACCTCGAGACGGGTCCTCGAGCGTGCGGAGACGGACGCGGCGGTCGTCGTCCTCGTGACGGACGGGCGGGCGAACGTCGCCGACGGCAGTCCGACGGACGCGACGCGCCGTGCGGCTCGCGGGCTCGCGGCCACCGACGCGACGGTGGTCGTCGTCGACGCCGGCGACGACTCCCGCGCCGGCCTCTCGGAACTGATCGCCAGCGAGACCGCGGGTGAACTGGTCGCGCTCTCGTCGCTCTCGGCCGAGACGGTCCGCGCCGCGGCGGATCGCGCCGCGTCGGACGAGTCGCCCCGATCGTCCTGA
- a CDS encoding alpha/beta fold hydrolase, producing MAELSLDDGTLWYETRGDGQPLVCIHGGWMNGQAWTPQVERFADEYQVITLDVRGHGRTGATEPNRYSIELFTDDLEALFSELDLEEPILCGLSLGSMVVQEFLDRHPDRAAGAILGGAVRSMPPVDLPSGMKPFLSPLPALTTSLSMTGTKATFRSMLSSIRATTGEQWLSVNPGVRTTAMEAVGDISRDEFRKVFGALYRYEPSSLSHVETPTLVIHGEQEAPLVKRQGRDLVSEVTAGEHVELADSGHLVNQDRPNAFNSATAAFLGTDSAA from the coding sequence ATGGCAGAACTCTCCCTCGACGACGGCACGCTCTGGTACGAGACGCGAGGCGACGGCCAGCCGCTGGTCTGTATTCACGGCGGCTGGATGAACGGGCAGGCCTGGACCCCGCAGGTCGAACGCTTCGCCGACGAGTACCAGGTGATCACCCTCGACGTCCGCGGGCACGGACGGACCGGCGCAACCGAGCCGAACCGGTACTCGATCGAGCTCTTTACCGACGACCTCGAGGCGTTGTTCTCGGAGCTCGACCTCGAGGAACCGATTCTCTGTGGGCTCTCGCTGGGTTCGATGGTCGTCCAGGAGTTCCTCGATCGACACCCGGATCGCGCGGCGGGCGCGATTCTCGGCGGCGCAGTCCGGTCGATGCCGCCGGTGGACCTCCCATCTGGGATGAAACCGTTCCTCTCACCGCTGCCGGCGCTGACGACGTCGCTGTCGATGACGGGGACGAAGGCGACGTTTCGATCGATGCTGTCGTCGATTCGGGCGACGACCGGCGAGCAGTGGCTGTCGGTGAACCCGGGCGTGCGAACGACGGCGATGGAGGCCGTCGGCGACATCTCTCGAGACGAGTTCCGCAAGGTGTTCGGCGCGCTCTACCGCTACGAACCGTCTTCGCTCTCACACGTCGAGACGCCGACGCTCGTCATCCACGGCGAGCAAGAGGCACCGCTGGTCAAACGGCAGGGTCGGGACCTCGTCTCGGAAGTCACCGCCGGTGAACACGTAGAGCTTGCCGACTCGGGTCATCTCGTCAATCAGGACCGTCCGAACGCGTTCAACAGCGCGACTGCAGCGTTTCTCGGCACCGACAGCGCGGCGTGA
- a CDS encoding MaoC family dehydratase, whose protein sequence is MSSNRPEPDAADTPVPPSEHWSSVSKHVVNSYVEANNAVLAAMGLSSSAAADAGSDTARRGPEATDAPITELAFGDDTWLMERSIDSYDDLGVGEYVRFTKPIEEADVSAFARISGDTNRLHLETAFAEKTRFGGRIVHGTLVAGTISAALARFPGLTIYLSQDLEFREPVEIGETVTATCEIIEVLGNTRYRLHTMVENAAEETVIDGEAVVVIQEQPET, encoded by the coding sequence ATGAGTAGTAACCGTCCCGAACCCGACGCCGCCGATACCCCGGTACCGCCGAGCGAGCACTGGTCGAGCGTTTCGAAACACGTCGTCAACAGCTACGTCGAAGCTAACAACGCAGTCCTCGCGGCGATGGGGCTGTCCTCGTCGGCTGCGGCCGACGCTGGATCGGACACGGCACGACGCGGGCCGGAAGCGACTGACGCACCGATCACCGAACTCGCCTTCGGCGACGATACCTGGCTGATGGAGCGGTCGATCGACAGCTATGACGACCTCGGCGTCGGGGAGTACGTTCGATTCACCAAGCCGATCGAGGAAGCCGACGTCTCCGCGTTCGCCCGCATCTCCGGCGATACCAACCGTCTCCACCTCGAGACGGCGTTCGCCGAGAAGACCCGATTCGGCGGCCGAATCGTCCACGGCACGCTCGTCGCCGGAACGATCAGCGCCGCGCTGGCCCGGTTTCCCGGACTGACGATCTACCTCTCACAGGATCTCGAGTTCCGCGAACCGGTCGAGATCGGCGAGACCGTCACCGCCACCTGCGAGATCATCGAGGTGCTTGGCAACACCCGATACCGGCTCCACACGATGGTCGAGAACGCGGCCGAGGAGACGGTGATCGACGGGGAGGCGGTCGTCGTTATTCAAGAGCAACCCGAGACCTGA
- a CDS encoding class I SAM-dependent methyltransferase has protein sequence MTQHEQTGEDVKQVVQRYWDDRADSFDDDSQHGIHSDEQREAWLSVLRPWTGEPPKQVLDIGCGTGVISLLLAELGHDVTGVDFAPEMLERARTKVEQSELSVEFQRGDAENLAQRDDAYDLVTARHLIWTLPTPEHAIDEWRRVVKPGGRLVLIEGHWDFSEVFEGYEEIHDDLPLYDGRPPEELAAFLGEQGLENVEYEPLAKSALWGQEPNYEKYIMAGDVPE, from the coding sequence ATGACGCAACACGAACAGACGGGCGAAGACGTCAAGCAGGTCGTCCAGCGGTACTGGGACGACCGCGCTGACTCGTTCGACGACGACAGCCAGCACGGCATTCACAGCGACGAGCAACGAGAGGCGTGGCTGTCGGTGCTGCGTCCGTGGACGGGCGAGCCACCGAAGCAGGTCCTCGACATCGGCTGTGGCACCGGCGTGATCTCGCTGCTGCTGGCGGAACTCGGTCACGACGTCACGGGCGTCGACTTCGCGCCGGAAATGCTCGAGCGGGCGCGAACGAAGGTCGAGCAGTCGGAACTGTCCGTCGAGTTCCAGCGCGGCGACGCGGAGAACCTGGCTCAGCGCGACGACGCCTACGACCTGGTGACGGCGCGCCACCTCATCTGGACGCTGCCGACCCCGGAGCACGCGATCGACGAGTGGCGGCGCGTCGTCAAGCCCGGCGGTCGTCTCGTCCTGATCGAGGGCCACTGGGACTTTTCGGAGGTGTTCGAGGGGTACGAAGAGATCCACGACGACCTGCCGCTGTATGACGGACGGCCGCCCGAAGAGCTGGCGGCGTTCCTCGGAGAGCAAGGCCTCGAGAACGTCGAGTACGAACCTCTGGCGAAATCTGCGCTCTGGGGACAGGAGCCGAACTACGAGAAGTACATCATGGCCGGCGACGTGCCCGAATAG
- a CDS encoding chorismate--pyruvate lyase family protein, protein MSDERTRPPAADESVRSMVVDLEREAGLTLSPIERLFLSTDGTVTHMLEALTRRDVSIDILDREVTGNRLYRTVALECDSGRTPLVWARSTIRLSPLEESIADELVDGDIGIGHVLREECAETRRTIAEVNARFDGEGFPSFVESDAACLLERTYRIHAASAHIMTITEFFPKDGLSRYRTR, encoded by the coding sequence ATGAGCGACGAACGAACGCGACCACCGGCGGCGGACGAATCGGTTCGTTCGATGGTGGTCGACCTCGAGCGAGAGGCCGGGCTGACGTTGTCACCGATCGAACGACTGTTTCTCTCGACGGACGGGACCGTCACCCACATGCTCGAGGCGCTGACGAGGCGCGACGTCTCGATCGACATCCTCGACCGCGAGGTGACCGGGAATCGACTGTATCGAACGGTCGCGCTCGAGTGCGACTCCGGGCGAACGCCGCTGGTCTGGGCTCGATCGACGATTCGCCTCTCACCGCTCGAAGAATCGATCGCCGACGAACTCGTCGACGGTGATATCGGAATCGGTCACGTTCTTCGCGAGGAGTGTGCGGAGACGAGACGGACCATCGCCGAGGTGAACGCGCGTTTCGACGGCGAGGGGTTCCCGTCGTTCGTCGAGAGCGACGCGGCGTGTCTTCTGGAACGCACGTATCGGATCCACGCGGCGAGCGCCCACATCATGACGATCACGGAATTCTTCCCGAAAGACGGGCTCAGCCGGTATCGTACTCGCTGA
- a CDS encoding precorrin-8X methylmutase, with translation MTEGEQQFEREYADLGATTQDAMDIAETSMDIVRQFVPDETLADRIRQKSVHSMGDIEFQHLIEFTGRDGVGDDEDAPVRAGATAVLEEATIVTDITMSKAGITGRGHNCEKRKAIGNGAELAKETGMTRTAASVLELDKQGVYDGAIATIGNAPTAAFALADCIENGTRPTVIVATPVGFVKAEESRQRIREVSEEYDVPAITNVGRRGGSGLAAALTNELIHVATDVRTDDLELALTAAARAAQKGTDTTEDGEDR, from the coding sequence ATGACTGAGGGCGAGCAGCAGTTCGAACGGGAGTACGCGGATCTGGGTGCAACGACGCAGGACGCGATGGACATCGCGGAGACGAGCATGGACATCGTTCGGCAGTTCGTCCCGGACGAAACGCTGGCGGACCGGATCCGGCAGAAGTCCGTTCACTCGATGGGCGACATCGAGTTCCAGCACCTGATCGAGTTCACCGGACGCGACGGGGTCGGTGACGACGAGGACGCGCCGGTCCGCGCCGGCGCGACGGCGGTGCTCGAGGAGGCGACGATCGTCACCGACATCACGATGTCAAAGGCCGGAATCACCGGCCGCGGTCACAACTGCGAGAAGCGCAAGGCGATCGGGAACGGGGCCGAACTGGCGAAGGAAACCGGGATGACCCGGACCGCCGCCTCGGTGCTCGAACTCGACAAGCAGGGCGTCTACGACGGCGCGATCGCAACGATCGGAAACGCTCCGACGGCCGCGTTCGCGCTCGCAGACTGCATCGAGAACGGCACCCGACCAACCGTCATCGTCGCGACGCCAGTCGGCTTCGTCAAGGCCGAAGAGAGCCGCCAGCGCATCCGCGAGGTGAGCGAGGAGTACGACGTTCCGGCGATTACCAACGTCGGCCGCCGCGGCGGTAGCGGACTCGCCGCCGCGCTGACGAACGAACTGATCCACGTCGCAACGGACGTTCGGACCGACGACCTCGAGTTGGCGCTCACGGCTGCGGCTCGGGCAGCCCAGAAGGGCACCGACACGACCGAAGACGGCGAGGACCGATGA
- a CDS encoding cobalt-precorrin-7 (C(5))-methyltransferase, translated as MSGEYDLDSGPDPATFAAGAAEPDIDEDVDDPVYAVGVGPGNQEYLTPRGRRAIKEADVVVGFTTVVEFVKDLTDADLLTCGYKDEAEALEEFGERVAAGESGTAVAMGDPNHSGYQFVGKVQDAVEQSSTSPASQTQQDAVERTSTSSDSQARQDAVQRRDAEIPVRVVPGISSLQMAASRARTPMEDTEFVTLHKSGDLEADMDRLAAAATVDERHLLVLPRPYDRMPGDLAEFLLEAGAEPTLEALVLEKLTHDDERIHRFTLAELSEHAGDSGEADTPFSDLVVLAVRQPVS; from the coding sequence ATGAGTGGGGAGTACGACCTCGATTCGGGGCCGGATCCGGCGACCTTCGCCGCGGGAGCGGCGGAGCCGGATATCGACGAGGACGTCGACGATCCGGTTTACGCCGTCGGCGTCGGTCCGGGGAATCAGGAGTATCTCACGCCGCGTGGCCGGCGGGCGATTAAGGAAGCGGACGTCGTCGTCGGCTTTACGACCGTCGTGGAGTTCGTCAAGGATCTGACCGACGCCGACCTGCTGACCTGCGGCTACAAGGACGAGGCCGAGGCGCTCGAGGAGTTCGGCGAGCGCGTCGCTGCCGGCGAGTCGGGTACTGCGGTCGCGATGGGCGACCCGAACCACTCGGGCTACCAGTTCGTCGGGAAGGTACAGGATGCGGTCGAGCAGAGCTCGACGAGCCCTGCTTCGCAAACTCAGCAGGACGCCGTGGAACGAACTTCCACGAGCTCTGACTCGCAGGCTCGTCAGGACGCGGTTCAGCGTCGGGATGCCGAGATTCCCGTTCGCGTCGTTCCCGGCATCTCCTCGCTCCAGATGGCCGCGAGTCGCGCCCGGACGCCGATGGAGGATACCGAGTTCGTCACGCTGCACAAGAGCGGCGACCTCGAGGCAGACATGGACCGTCTCGCCGCCGCGGCGACGGTAGATGAACGTCACCTGCTCGTGCTCCCGCGACCCTACGACCGGATGCCCGGTGACCTCGCCGAGTTCCTGCTCGAGGCGGGCGCTGAGCCGACTCTCGAGGCGCTGGTGCTCGAAAAACTAACGCACGATGACGAGCGGATTCACCGGTTCACGCTGGCCGAGTTGTCCGAGCACGCCGGCGACAGCGGCGAGGCAGACACGCCGTTTTCGGATCTGGTCGTACTTGCGGTCAGACAGCCCGTGTCGTAG
- the cobN gene encoding cobaltochelatase subunit CobN, translating to MTRIGIYTATENELGSIGRAAERLADVELVVRSESDLDDEADIEEFVEELTDAAAAIFWLHGAEDSMPGYDYATGALSEAGVPLIVKATGDAFAFEDTTVSEGYRDLVYDYLEKGGTINVANLCRFLVAEYEGQDTEYDDPTELPTEGVYHPDYPGIGYEELLETHDPDRPTVAVWFYESHWTHENTRYVDAQVRALEEQGANALPIFCNPATDTDEQEDAEWVTDNWLIDSEASLTPREGGETADADGQPIVDAVLSSFMFSLSMDERGRSADDEGSSAEDVFLDRLGVPVLQTITTMRSRSRYESSDTGVMGFELALSVALPEFDGNVITHPISGKERTDDEAGIGSAPKHHYPIEERIDHATRLAVNWAELRHTPNEDKQVAVVLHNYPPSDDGIGTAFGLDSPKSTVNLLEELDERGYNLGDEMPEDGQTLVEKLTAQLTLEDRWVAPEDVCDLSVDVVSADTYADWFADADERFRENIVEEWGEVPDRPFAIPGVEFGNVLVTVQPPRGFGMDPSKVYHDSDLQPPHDYYAFYGWLRNTFEADGVVHLGTHGSLEWLPGKTVGLNGESAPDQLIDDVPNVYPYIVNNPGEGTQAKRRSYAAIVDYLTPVMRNAGTYDELSELEELANQYREAGMEDARADDGQHLEDLMREKVDELDLAVELGIKGTIDEKADVRGPDEAGSTLAEGDVEGENLAIDDLVERIHEYLTDVKTTQIRLGLHTMSEPPADERLVEYLVALTRLENPGGPSLRESVAGALGVDYETMLDSPGTYDEALGMTYAEAADVVYETSVDLIETLAEHEFDVPASELEGGPEDEVNMNLLVVDLETIGDGRARSGAHDDLRKALAYICEEAQPRVQGAEDEIPRTVDALSGEYVPPGGSGAPTRGGVDLLPTARNFYTLDPRKVPAKAAWQVGSEVAEGVLERHHDEHDEYPEEIGVVAWGTPTVRTRGETIAQVLAMMGVEPQWTDAGRIDDVEPIPLEELGRPRVDVTTRVSGLFRDAFPAAAGVIHDAVDTVVDLEEPLEMNYVKKHVEEEAEELQAEAGLDESDARKAALHRVFTTRPGGYGAGTNKAVDEGNWDERADLASVYVQWGGYAMGSRGRVSDAHDAFERRLSSVDATVKIEDTMEQDEFDSSDWYAFHGGFISAVSEISGEEPASYVGDSSDADNVDVYTNEEKVRKAMRARVLNPDWLESMEEHGYKGAGDLSTTVDVTLGWDATTGVISDTLWEDVAEKFAFDEDRQGWMRDVNPWALESITDTLLEAVERDLWDAGDETVDRLRDLNLEVEGDLEARTTNPAMEVTNDD from the coding sequence ATGACACGGATCGGGATTTACACCGCGACGGAGAACGAACTCGGCTCGATCGGACGGGCTGCCGAGCGCCTCGCGGACGTCGAACTGGTCGTTCGATCGGAGAGCGATCTCGACGACGAGGCCGATATCGAGGAGTTCGTCGAGGAATTGACCGACGCCGCGGCAGCGATATTCTGGCTGCACGGTGCCGAAGACAGCATGCCGGGCTACGACTACGCGACGGGAGCGCTCTCCGAGGCGGGCGTCCCACTGATCGTCAAGGCGACCGGTGACGCCTTCGCGTTCGAGGATACGACGGTCTCGGAGGGATATCGCGATCTCGTCTACGACTATCTGGAGAAGGGCGGGACGATCAACGTCGCGAACCTGTGTCGCTTCCTCGTCGCGGAGTACGAAGGTCAGGACACGGAGTACGACGATCCCACCGAACTGCCGACTGAGGGCGTCTATCACCCCGACTATCCCGGGATCGGATACGAGGAACTGCTCGAGACCCACGACCCCGACAGACCGACGGTCGCCGTCTGGTTCTACGAATCGCACTGGACCCACGAGAACACCCGGTACGTCGACGCACAGGTGCGGGCGCTCGAGGAGCAGGGCGCGAACGCGCTGCCGATCTTCTGTAACCCGGCGACGGATACCGACGAGCAAGAGGATGCGGAGTGGGTGACCGATAACTGGCTCATCGATAGCGAGGCGTCTTTGACGCCTCGAGAAGGCGGTGAAACCGCCGATGCCGACGGACAACCGATCGTCGACGCCGTCCTCTCCTCGTTCATGTTCTCGCTCTCCATGGACGAACGCGGCCGCAGCGCCGATGACGAGGGCTCGAGCGCCGAGGACGTCTTCCTCGATCGCCTCGGCGTTCCCGTCCTGCAGACGATCACGACGATGCGATCGCGATCGCGCTACGAATCCAGCGACACGGGCGTGATGGGCTTCGAACTCGCGCTTTCCGTCGCCCTCCCGGAGTTCGACGGCAACGTCATCACGCACCCGATTTCGGGCAAGGAACGAACCGACGACGAGGCCGGCATCGGCTCCGCGCCGAAACACCACTATCCGATCGAGGAGCGGATCGATCACGCGACCCGGCTGGCGGTTAACTGGGCCGAGCTTCGACACACCCCGAACGAGGACAAGCAAGTTGCCGTCGTCCTGCACAACTACCCGCCGAGCGACGACGGGATCGGGACCGCGTTCGGGCTCGATAGTCCGAAGTCGACCGTCAATCTGCTCGAGGAACTCGATGAACGCGGTTACAACCTTGGCGACGAAATGCCCGAAGACGGGCAGACACTCGTCGAGAAGCTGACCGCACAGCTGACGCTCGAGGATCGCTGGGTCGCCCCCGAAGACGTTTGCGACCTCTCTGTCGACGTCGTCTCCGCCGACACCTACGCCGACTGGTTCGCCGACGCTGACGAGCGATTTCGGGAGAACATCGTCGAGGAATGGGGCGAGGTCCCCGACCGTCCGTTCGCGATCCCCGGCGTCGAGTTCGGCAACGTGCTCGTCACCGTACAACCGCCCCGCGGATTCGGGATGGACCCCTCGAAGGTCTACCACGATTCCGATCTGCAACCGCCACACGACTACTACGCGTTCTACGGTTGGCTCCGGAACACGTTCGAGGCCGACGGGGTCGTCCACCTCGGTACCCACGGCAGCCTCGAGTGGCTCCCCGGCAAGACCGTCGGACTGAACGGCGAGAGCGCGCCGGACCAACTGATCGACGACGTCCCGAACGTCTACCCATACATCGTGAATAATCCGGGTGAAGGAACGCAGGCCAAACGTCGCTCGTACGCCGCCATCGTCGACTATCTCACCCCCGTCATGCGAAACGCGGGCACCTACGACGAGTTGTCGGAACTCGAGGAGTTGGCTAACCAGTACCGGGAAGCCGGCATGGAGGACGCCCGCGCCGACGACGGGCAACACCTCGAGGACCTCATGCGCGAGAAAGTTGATGAACTGGATCTCGCAGTAGAATTGGGTATCAAAGGTACCATAGACGAGAAGGCCGACGTCCGCGGTCCGGACGAAGCAGGTTCGACCCTGGCTGAGGGCGACGTCGAGGGCGAGAATCTCGCGATCGACGACCTCGTCGAGCGCATTCACGAGTACCTCACGGACGTCAAGACCACCCAGATTCGCCTCGGACTGCACACGATGTCCGAGCCGCCAGCCGACGAACGCCTCGTGGAGTACCTCGTCGCGCTGACGCGGCTCGAGAACCCCGGCGGGCCGAGCCTGCGCGAGAGCGTGGCCGGCGCGCTGGGCGTCGACTACGAGACGATGCTCGACTCCCCGGGAACCTACGACGAGGCCCTCGGGATGACCTACGCCGAGGCCGCGGACGTGGTCTACGAGACCAGCGTCGACCTGATCGAGACGCTCGCCGAACACGAGTTCGACGTACCAGCGTCGGAACTCGAGGGCGGCCCCGAGGACGAGGTGAACATGAACCTGCTCGTGGTCGACCTCGAGACGATCGGGGACGGCCGCGCCAGATCGGGCGCTCACGACGACCTCCGGAAGGCGCTGGCGTACATCTGCGAGGAGGCCCAGCCCCGCGTGCAGGGAGCCGAGGACGAGATTCCGCGGACGGTGGACGCGCTCTCGGGCGAGTACGTGCCGCCCGGAGGATCGGGCGCGCCGACCCGCGGCGGCGTCGACCTGCTGCCGACCGCGCGGAACTTCTACACGCTCGACCCGCGCAAGGTGCCCGCGAAGGCTGCCTGGCAGGTCGGAAGTGAGGTCGCGGAGGGCGTTCTCGAGCGCCACCACGACGAACACGACGAGTATCCCGAGGAGATCGGCGTCGTGGCGTGGGGGACTCCGACCGTCCGCACCCGCGGCGAGACGATCGCTCAGGTGCTCGCGATGATGGGCGTCGAACCGCAGTGGACCGACGCGGGCAGGATCGACGACGTCGAGCCGATTCCGCTCGAGGAACTCGGTCGTCCACGCGTCGACGTGACGACCCGCGTCTCCGGGCTGTTCCGGGACGCGTTCCCGGCGGCGGCGGGCGTCATCCACGACGCCGTCGACACTGTCGTCGACCTCGAGGAACCCCTCGAGATGAACTACGTGAAAAAACACGTCGAGGAGGAGGCCGAAGAGTTGCAGGCGGAAGCGGGACTCGACGAATCGGACGCCAGAAAGGCAGCCTTACACCGCGTCTTCACCACCAGACCCGGCGGCTACGGTGCCGGGACGAACAAGGCCGTCGACGAGGGGAACTGGGACGAGCGCGCCGACCTCGCGAGCGTCTACGTCCAGTGGGGCGGGTACGCCATGGGGTCGCGCGGCCGCGTCTCCGACGCCCACGACGCCTTCGAACGCCGGCTCTCGAGCGTCGACGCGACGGTCAAGATCGAGGACACGATGGAGCAAGACGAGTTCGACTCCTCGGACTGGTACGCGTTTCACGGCGGCTTCATCTCCGCCGTCTCGGAGATCTCGGGCGAGGAACCCGCCTCCTACGTCGGTGACTCCTCCGACGCCGACAACGTTGACGTCTACACGAACGAGGAGAAGGTCCGCAAGGCGATGCGCGCTCGCGTCCTGAACCCCGACTGGCTCGAGTCGATGGAAGAGCACGGCTACAAGGGCGCGGGCGACCTCTCGACGACCGTCGACGTGACGCTCGGCTGGGACGCGACGACCGGCGTCATCTCGGACACCCTTTGGGAAGACGTCGCCGAGAAGTTCGCCTTCGACGAGGACCGCCAGGGGTGGATGCGCGACGTGAACCCCTGGGCGCTCGAGTCCATCACCGATACGCTCCTCGAGGCCGTCGAGCGCGACCTCTGGGACGCCGGCGACGAGACGGTCGACCGGCTACGCGACCTGAATCTCGAGGTCGAGGGCGACCTCGAGGCGCGGACGACGAACCCCGCGATGGAGGTGACGAACGATGACTGA